In one window of Candidatus Epulonipiscium sp. DNA:
- a CDS encoding bifunctional folylpolyglutamate synthase/dihydrofolate synthase, with product MDYNEIIEYINSIERFGSRPGLIRLQNLLERLKNPEKSLKVIHIAGTNGKGSVATMLEFILMKAGYRVGMYTSPHLESYNERIKINNINISDEDFAKVGEKIITASKKCKEEEHPTVFESLTAMALLYFAESEVDFVILEVGLGGRYDATNVIENPLVSVITSIGMDHMDVLGDNIESIAHEKAGIIKKNCNTVLYFPNTKVYNIIKDICKELDSTLFYAYKTNIKDKSFTIERTRFSIETEFYSYDNLEFSFLGEHQIYNAATALLTIEVLKKQGIVICEKDIRDGLRESFWPGRMEIVSTMPLVIFDGAHNEGGAIALKKAFKQYFKDRKITLLIGILKDKPYKNILEQIMPQVGDVIITEPSNSRKLSVDELEEAMKKYPNSVYKNKNIQEAFELALSLTSKEDILCCAGSLYLISELKNILKRKRG from the coding sequence TTGGATTATAATGAAATCATTGAATATATAAATTCGATAGAACGTTTTGGCTCAAGACCAGGTCTTATAAGGCTGCAAAACCTTCTAGAACGGCTTAAAAACCCGGAAAAATCTCTTAAGGTCATACATATCGCCGGTACTAATGGAAAGGGATCAGTTGCCACCATGTTAGAATTCATCTTAATGAAGGCAGGGTATCGTGTAGGCATGTATACATCCCCTCATTTGGAGAGTTACAATGAGAGGATTAAAATAAATAACATAAATATTTCCGACGAAGATTTTGCCAAGGTCGGGGAAAAGATAATTACAGCATCTAAAAAGTGCAAAGAAGAAGAACATCCCACGGTATTCGAATCTCTAACAGCCATGGCCTTGCTTTATTTTGCAGAAAGCGAGGTAGATTTTGTGATTTTGGAAGTGGGGTTAGGGGGTCGATATGATGCCACCAATGTGATAGAAAACCCCTTAGTTTCTGTTATAACTTCAATAGGAATGGACCATATGGATGTATTAGGAGATAATATTGAGTCAATTGCTCACGAAAAAGCGGGAATTATAAAGAAAAATTGCAATACTGTATTGTATTTTCCAAATACTAAAGTGTATAATATTATTAAAGATATATGCAAAGAATTAGATTCAACTTTATTTTATGCGTATAAGACAAATATTAAAGATAAAAGTTTTACTATAGAAAGAACTCGTTTTTCCATTGAAACCGAATTTTATTCCTATGATAATTTGGAGTTTTCCTTTTTAGGAGAACATCAAATATACAATGCGGCAACGGCACTTTTGACCATAGAGGTTTTAAAGAAGCAGGGCATTGTAATATGCGAAAAAGATATTAGGGATGGTTTAAGGGAAAGTTTTTGGCCTGGGCGTATGGAGATTGTTAGTACAATGCCTTTGGTTATCTTTGATGGGGCCCACAATGAGGGAGGCGCTATAGCCTTAAAAAAGGCATTTAAACAATATTTTAAAGACAGGAAAATTACTTTATTAATTGGAATTCTAAAAGATAAACCTTACAAAAATATTTTAGAACAAATCATGCCCCAAGTAGGGGATGTTATTATTACAGAACCATCAAATTCTAGAAAACTATCCGTAGACGAATTAGAAGAAGCTATGAAGAAGTATCCTAATTCAGTTTATAAAAACAAAAATATTCAAGAAGCATTTGAATTGGCCCTTAGTTTAACCTCTAAGGAGGATATTCTGTGTTGCGCAGGATCACTGTATTTGATATCTGAATTAAAAAATATATTAAAAAGAAAAAGGGGTTGA
- a CDS encoding tetratricopeptide repeat protein, producing MICPACHIEIQENLSQCPRCQFNIFLYRKLKAISLRLYNKGLEQANNRELTNAIGSLSKAVEFDKTNINARNLLGLVYYEIGEFGQALAEWVISTHFQKEDNIALDYIKRIQRSGRKLEQYNDSIRMFNQAIEYAGQRSEDLAIIQLKKALQLNPNFVEACCLVALCLLKENEKEKALPYIEKALEIDMSNSKAIRYYRELRPNSFIPRREDKSTATIRAHRRRKSKAPFSPMGHIIGFVVGAICTAALLLILVIPDRVNVLTKQIEDLDIKNQNLEIEYSRLKQESQETISDLEEENRKVLDMNGQLQQRQIALEEVQKINQVQILYNNKKIEDAAVLLYSLDAFNIPEENRATYDELSNKVFIDAASAHYNNGQSAYSRKDYDKAIVELEKSLLYAREQYYSDNALYYLGRIYEEQDNIEKAKEFYSQAIDQYPGTDGAANSKWRLGKLK from the coding sequence GTGATTTGTCCAGCATGCCATATAGAAATTCAAGAAAACCTCAGTCAATGTCCTAGATGTCAATTTAATATTTTTTTGTATAGGAAACTTAAAGCTATTTCTCTTCGACTTTACAATAAGGGCTTAGAACAAGCAAATAATAGGGAGCTTACCAATGCTATTGGCTCTCTGTCTAAGGCAGTGGAGTTTGATAAAACCAATATAAATGCAAGGAACCTTTTAGGATTGGTTTATTATGAAATCGGAGAATTTGGGCAAGCATTGGCAGAGTGGGTGATTAGTACCCATTTTCAAAAGGAAGATAATATTGCTTTGGATTATATTAAAAGAATTCAAAGAAGCGGCAGAAAGTTAGAACAATATAACGATTCGATAAGAATGTTTAACCAAGCAATAGAATATGCCGGCCAAAGAAGTGAAGATCTAGCCATTATACAGCTTAAAAAGGCCCTCCAGTTAAATCCTAATTTTGTTGAGGCCTGTTGTCTTGTAGCTTTATGCCTACTAAAAGAAAACGAAAAGGAAAAGGCTCTGCCCTATATTGAAAAAGCCCTAGAGATTGACATGTCAAATTCTAAGGCTATAAGGTATTATAGGGAATTAAGGCCTAACTCTTTCATACCAAGAAGGGAAGATAAATCTACAGCAACTATTAGGGCTCATCGAAGGAGAAAGTCAAAAGCCCCATTTTCTCCTATGGGTCACATTATTGGTTTTGTAGTGGGGGCTATTTGTACTGCTGCATTATTGCTTATTTTGGTTATTCCCGATAGAGTTAATGTGCTCACCAAACAAATTGAAGATCTCGATATTAAAAACCAAAATCTTGAAATAGAGTACAGTAGACTAAAACAGGAAAGTCAAGAAACAATCAGTGATTTAGAAGAAGAAAATAGGAAAGTACTAGACATGAATGGACAGCTTCAACAAAGACAAATTGCTCTAGAGGAAGTTCAAAAAATAAATCAAGTGCAGATTTTATATAATAATAAAAAGATAGAAGATGCGGCGGTTCTTTTATATTCTTTGGATGCCTTTAATATTCCCGAAGAAAATAGAGCTACCTATGATGAATTAAGTAACAAGGTATTTATCGATGCGGCAAGTGCTCATTATAATAATGGGCAAAGTGCTTATTCTAGAAAAGACTATGATAAGGCAATAGTAGAACTAGAAAAATCACTCCTATATGCTAGGGAACAATATTATTCGGATAATGCATTGTATTATCTAGGTAGAATATACGAGGAACAAGATAATATAGAAAAAGCCAAAGAATTTTATAGCCAAGCTATAGATCAGTATCCAGGAACGGATGGGGCTGCCAATTCAAAATGGAGATTAGGAAAATTAAAATAA